A portion of the candidate division KSB1 bacterium genome contains these proteins:
- a CDS encoding Gx transporter family protein codes for MSAPGVRAERRESPAGRARTVALLSLLVAVGSVLSLFESLLPRPLPWAKPGLANLVTLVALDRLGFAMASMVALGRVLVAALLTGSLANLPFAFSVAGAVLALLVMGAVERWASPPFGVVGISLFGAVAHACGQLIVAWALLVRSQAVLALVPSFGLTAAAAGLVVGVAASILREPLHKLTPPLLTS; via the coding sequence GTGTCGGCACCCGGGGTTCGGGCCGAGCGCCGCGAATCTCCCGCAGGCCGAGCCCGGACGGTAGCTCTCCTCTCCCTGCTCGTCGCGGTCGGAAGCGTGCTTTCCCTTTTCGAATCCCTCCTGCCGAGGCCTTTGCCCTGGGCCAAGCCGGGCCTGGCGAATCTGGTCACGCTCGTCGCCCTGGACCGACTCGGCTTCGCGATGGCCTCCATGGTGGCCCTGGGGCGGGTTCTGGTCGCGGCGCTGCTCACAGGCTCCTTGGCGAATCTGCCCTTTGCCTTTTCCGTAGCAGGGGCCGTCCTTGCCTTGCTCGTTATGGGAGCAGTGGAGCGATGGGCGTCTCCGCCTTTTGGCGTGGTGGGCATCTCGCTCTTCGGCGCCGTGGCCCACGCCTGCGGCCAACTCATCGTAGCCTGGGCCCTGCTGGTTCGGAGCCAAGCAGTTCTGGCCCTCGTTCCAAGCTTCGGGTTGACGGCCGCGGCTGCCGGACTCGTGGTCGGCGTAGCGGCCTCGATCCTGCGCGAACCCCTCCACAAGCTCACACCGCCCTTGCTCACCTCGTGA
- a CDS encoding tetratricopeptide repeat protein, protein VAALTSLDTTQSYTYGFGVDWTVGDHSQARNGPTSLPGFGELHLAAAYVGLPLSGPPLPRELRVGLGLRPVTNGPQLLLAQHWTRHQALGHTGLEIPLAGENRFLMGVENWNIRTMRLGLRLRWNQLRADIAYATSTQRLIVTFSFLIGENPALLAEHHFARGTKLAQEKKLREALVELNRAVAFAPEERRAWELRRAVERVVRKEDAQLDSLFRHAESLRRQGDLVAAALEFSQILERNPNHRQARQKLQVLRPTLDATARRAFQLGVRLYEQEDYLKARAIFERVLLIDPTHERAQDYLTRTQAILHTYAEDHFLQGLGFYRQRNLTRAYEEFSLALEYDPNYTEARRYFDQVAEEKQNLEKMLDRLLAEGEDLARRGNAIQASIKFRKILEVDTGNPVARKKLMELQPLVDQHIQQKLREGKKALAEGRLRAARNAFREILAIVPTHQEALEYDQKAYDQMVRLADQCYQNGLIEFENGNYDKALQQFDRALTYVPNHAGATRMRRQTFSMIGMRELVQRAKESYEQGDYVRAMALFSQILENDPENVVALQYVERCQQRLNELAESHFNRGISLYTAEDYLAAIEEMDKALELNPNHRGAQEYKRRAEARLQALRSLR, encoded by the coding sequence GTCGCGGCCCTGACGTCCCTGGACACAACGCAAAGCTACACGTATGGCTTCGGAGTGGACTGGACGGTCGGTGACCACTCGCAAGCGCGAAACGGTCCGACGTCCCTGCCAGGGTTCGGTGAGCTTCACCTGGCAGCCGCCTATGTAGGCCTACCTTTGTCCGGGCCGCCGTTACCTCGGGAGCTGCGCGTCGGCCTGGGCCTGCGTCCGGTAACCAACGGCCCGCAATTGCTCCTGGCCCAACATTGGACCCGACACCAGGCCCTTGGCCACACCGGGCTCGAAATTCCCCTCGCCGGGGAGAATCGCTTCCTGATGGGAGTTGAAAACTGGAACATCCGCACGATGCGGCTCGGATTACGCCTACGGTGGAACCAGCTGCGGGCGGACATCGCCTACGCGACCTCGACCCAGCGTTTGATCGTCACCTTCTCGTTCCTGATCGGGGAAAATCCCGCCCTCCTGGCCGAGCACCATTTTGCCCGGGGCACGAAGCTGGCACAGGAAAAGAAGCTGCGGGAAGCCCTGGTCGAACTGAATAGGGCGGTGGCCTTCGCGCCTGAAGAACGAAGAGCCTGGGAGCTGCGGCGCGCCGTGGAGAGGGTCGTGCGAAAGGAAGATGCTCAGCTGGACTCCTTGTTCCGACACGCGGAGTCGCTCCGTCGGCAGGGGGATCTGGTCGCCGCCGCGCTGGAGTTCAGCCAAATCCTGGAACGCAACCCGAACCACCGACAAGCTCGACAAAAGCTGCAAGTCCTGCGGCCCACGCTGGACGCCACGGCACGGCGCGCGTTTCAGCTCGGGGTACGCCTCTACGAGCAGGAGGACTATCTCAAGGCGCGCGCCATCTTCGAGCGCGTTCTGCTTATTGACCCCACGCACGAGAGGGCCCAGGATTACCTGACTCGCACCCAGGCCATCCTCCACACGTACGCCGAGGACCACTTCCTGCAGGGCCTGGGTTTCTACCGACAGCGGAATCTCACTCGGGCTTACGAGGAATTCTCGCTGGCCCTGGAGTACGATCCCAATTACACAGAGGCCCGTCGGTACTTTGACCAGGTGGCCGAGGAGAAACAGAATCTGGAGAAGATGCTCGACCGATTGCTGGCCGAGGGAGAGGACCTGGCGCGGCGCGGCAACGCAATCCAGGCCAGCATCAAGTTCCGCAAGATCCTCGAGGTGGACACGGGCAACCCGGTGGCGCGAAAGAAGCTGATGGAACTTCAACCCCTCGTCGACCAGCACATCCAGCAGAAATTGCGCGAGGGGAAGAAGGCGCTGGCGGAAGGGCGGCTGCGGGCTGCCCGAAACGCCTTTCGGGAAATCCTCGCCATCGTCCCAACGCACCAGGAGGCCCTTGAATACGACCAGAAGGCCTACGACCAGATGGTGCGCCTTGCCGATCAATGTTACCAGAACGGATTGATCGAGTTCGAGAACGGCAACTACGACAAGGCGCTCCAGCAGTTCGATCGCGCCCTGACCTACGTACCCAACCACGCGGGCGCCACGCGGATGCGACGTCAGACTTTCAGCATGATCGGGATGCGCGAGCTGGTGCAGCGGGCCAAGGAGAGCTACGAACAGGGCGATTACGTCCGGGCTATGGCTCTCTTCAGCCAGATCCTGGAAAACGATCCCGAAAACGTGGTGGCCCTCCAGTACGTGGAACGCTGCCAGCAACGCCTCAACGAGCTGGCCGAAAGCCACTTCAACCGGGGTATCTCCCTGTACACGGCTGAGGACTACCTTGCCGCCATCGAAGAAATGGACAAGGCCCTTGAGCTCAACCCCAATCACCGCGGAGCGCAGGAATACAAGCGCCGCGCGGAAGCCCGCCTTCAGGCTCTGAGGTCGTTACGGTGA
- a CDS encoding NusG domain II-containing protein, producing MRDLVRLLRRHMTVADFILLLALLAGSLVAIPLAGEKFSPSSEAVVTLDGRPVYVLSLAQNARVTLDAPLGPVVIEVREGKVRVVESSCPDKFCVASRPVTPLGGVIVCAPNRLVIHVHRHHVGDLDCVTQ from the coding sequence GTGAGGGATCTCGTCCGTTTGCTTCGGCGCCACATGACGGTGGCCGACTTCATCCTGCTGCTCGCCCTCCTGGCAGGAAGCCTGGTGGCCATTCCCTTGGCGGGCGAAAAGTTTTCCCCTTCGTCCGAGGCTGTAGTCACCCTGGACGGCCGCCCGGTCTACGTGCTCAGCTTGGCGCAGAACGCCCGCGTTACCCTGGACGCCCCGCTCGGGCCCGTGGTGATTGAGGTACGAGAGGGCAAGGTGCGGGTGGTGGAGTCCTCCTGCCCCGACAAGTTCTGTGTGGCCAGCCGGCCCGTCACTCCCCTCGGGGGAGTGATCGTTTGCGCGCCGAACCGTCTGGTCATCCACGTTCACCGCCACCACGTGGGAGACCTCGATTGCGTAACCCAGTAG